Sequence from the Ailuropoda melanoleuca isolate Jingjing chromosome 10, ASM200744v2, whole genome shotgun sequence genome:
TATTTGGAACTATCTATCGTGGGGATggatatttttagtttcattaatAGCTGATAACTTTATACACAGTgtatgcacgcatgtgtgtgtgtctctgcctAAGTATGTTTTTTTAGTTCCCATTGAAACAAGAATCCAGAACTTTCTGAACTCAAGTAAAGAGGAATAAAGTCtctaaaaacatttctttgtcATAAATATAGAAAGGAAGTTCCTTCCATGCTTTTGGATTTGTTCCCTTCCTGTAATCTACAAGTTGATTTTCGTAATAAACCTCACATGATTGGCACTTTGCCTTGCATTGAACTGTGTATCCCCAAGTCTGAAGTTTCTCATTACTTGTAAAAATACTTAAACATATTGCTGTGAAACAAGGAAAGGTATCGTTTCTGGGAATAGGCAAATTTTGCTTAATGTATGTGTTtgatgtaaaataatatatagattatataaagttctccttttaaattaattccctctttaaagaccttatctccaaatacatttgcattctgaggtgctgaggttaaggcttcaatatatgaatttgggtgggtgatataattcagcccataacaatgtGTGaacagttttggttttgttcccCTTAGAATAAGTAGGCAAAAGTTTCTGTTGTATGGTCAGAGATATGACCATGTGTTCTGTTTACAGCTGGTTCCCTTAGAAGCAAGTAGGAACTTTCATGGCTGTTCTTTGTAGCATCTGGTATATGGGTTATTTGTGTATTATAACCTCCACTCACTGACCTTCTGAGGTATGTACAAACCTACCTTCTgaatctttcttttcctgtctttctgaATCTTTCCCTATCACTTTTGTTCATCACCCAACCTGAGGACTATTATAAGTTGTCCAGAACGGCATTATGTTTAGGGATCAGAAGCTGTCATAATAATTATCATGGAATGGGTCACAAGTTTGAGTGTGCATTGGAATCAACCTGAAGATCATCTAAGATatactgagtcagaaactctaGGGGCCGAAGAGTCTGTAGTGTTTGCAGCTCTCCAGAAGATTCTACTGCCTTCTAAAGTCTGAGAACCTCTGAGCTACCATCACTTCTCTGTTCCTATATGTTCctatatttttgtacataaaatCTAATTGCCCAATTAGAAGGCTTGTGcaatttccccttccttccctgtgggACCTTGTTCTCAGGACTCGTGATATGCATgcctgaaaaggaaattaaaagacagaagcaGATTTCTGGTAGTTGgtcataaaatttcatttgaattcatCTCTACATGACTCAAAGCAGGATTTATCTTAGCAACTTTATGAATATAATTTACCAACATGTATTACATTATTCTTAACATAGTGAGACAGGATAGTCGATagaattgtttaatttttccaTCTCTATAACATAGTTTCCTTTTTAGGATCTCACAGTACAGAACCAACCTACTGAATATGTAGGTTAATTGATGTTCTTTCAGTGCCTGCTTCTATGTTTTGGTATAACTACAGCAAGGAATACATTTTAACCTTTTGGGTGACATTCTTAGAAATAGCATCTTCTtggttgactttttttaaatttatatacatattttttaattttccccaacttttaatttaaatttgtcagttaacatacagtgtaatattagttttagatgtagaatttagtgatttatcacttccatacatcacccactgctcatcacaagtgccctcctcaatacccatcacccatttaacccaccccacttcccaccacccctccagcaactctcagtttgtctctatagttaagagtctgtttcctgggggcgcctgggtggctcagttggttgagcatccgactcttgattttggctcaggtcatgatctcagggtcctgggattaagccctgcctcaagccccgcatcaggcttcctgcacagtggggagtctgcttcgccctttcctctccctctacccctcacccctgcctgcacaccctctctctttctctctctcaaataagtaaaatcttttttaaaaattctttctatattttggatactaaccctttatcagatatgtcatttgcaaatatcttctcccattccataggttgccttttaattttgttgattgattccttctctgtgcagaagcattttattttgatcaagttccaatagtttatttttgcttttgtttcccttgcctcaggagacatatctaggtAGAAGTTGCTATGCCTGGTGTCAGAgagtttactgcctgtgttcttctctaggattttgatggtttcctctctTTGATTGATTTTCTGTTGTAGTTTTCCTAATGCTTGTTCCCTGGCAACCAGGAGACCTCTGGGTCAGTGGGACCAAATCAGGCTGGGGCGGGTTGGGCGAGGCAAGGTTGATAGGAAGGCAAGGTAAATGCCACCTTCTTGTCTACACCTCCATAGAGAATCTTTAATTTCCCACACTGTTCCTTTCACTCTTCTTACCTGATTATGGACTTGAACCTGCAAATGAGCTTATGCCTTCACTTGATTTAGGATCCATGCCTTTATGGTTTTCAGGTCTTGAGAAGGAATGACTATCTCTGCTTCTTCCAAGGCCATTTTCTGTGTGATTGAAGTGTGTTTTTCTGCTCATATTATGAATGAGATGATTCCCCCAAATAGCTTTTGTGTGGCTTTAGGAGAGCAATACAGAGCATGAGACCTGTCTAGGACTAGTGGGAGACCAACAAACAGATTCCTAATATTGTGGTGTGTGGTGCTTTACCTTAATCACCCATTCATTACTTTCCATTGTAGTGCCTCCTAAGTCTTGGCCAAGAAGCAAGGATGACACCTATTCTTACCTGGTTCATCAAGATAAATCCATTCTCTGTACCATCTACGTGTTGCATAGTAGAATATATTGGATACTAACTTAAGCAGATAGATACAGCTCAACTCCATACCAGCTAACTAATGTACTTTGTCCAGGTTGCATAAGGTGTTAACTAATTGCAACGCATATGTCTTAAAAAAGGACCTTAAGGAATTAGTCTTTTATGCAAATAGTATTTAtagttttgtggggttttatttaattataaaatctaCATGGGGatcataaaaattttggaaaatacagaaaagcacaaggaagtaattaaaatcatttataattccacaatccaaagaaaacaactattaacattttgatatatattattcAAGTCCTTGTTTCAGGATGCATTTGTAGCAGCCCTACACATCGTCTTCTCTTTACCTAGTTTTTCTACCTAAGATGGTATTTATACTTTCCTACCATTAGATAGCCTTCTAAACTGCAATGATTTAGCAGCCAGTAACtcatttttacacatttaaagTATTTCTGAATTTCTGTAAAAACAGcttgatgatgaaaatatttacagcAATGGGCTTCACACACTTGcataaatttttagaataaatgtaCATGGGGcaacacaaatacacattttaaaatcttttaatacaTATTGCTAACCTCCCCCCCCCAGAAAGATTCTATCAATTTGCTCTCCTACCAGCATTTTTTCAGAGTTCCCAGAATCCTCACCAATTTTtaaacactattattattattattattattattattttaaatccttggtgggggaaaaaattgcagtgcttaaatttgcatttcctcatttaataGTGAAGTCCTTCAGGACtcacttttatatatttactgaaGAAGTTAAGTGTAGTGGTTCAGTAGGGCTGCTCTGGGGCCCAAGTGTTCACTTCCTGGCAACCATGGGTAAGTTCCTTAATCTCCCTATGCTTGAGTACCAGCTCTGATAATGACAATACTTACCTCATGGAGTCTGTATGAAGATTAAAAAGGGAATCACATGACAAGTGCCTAGAAAGCACTTGGTATTACAGTAAGCACCTGATACGTATCAGCCACTCCCGTGTTCTCTAGCATTTAGGTTTCTTCATATATGAGTTGTCTTTTCGTTGTCTTTGGGCAAgtggttttgtttagttttgttttggcaGGAGGTTTTagtatattaagtattttaacCCATTAGCTGTATATATTGCAATTTCCCCCAATTTGTGGtttgcctttaaattttgttCAAAGTAAGGAAATTTGGGGGTGTCAGGAAATTCAGGCTAGGGGATGGCATAGTTTTGGTCCAGCCTGAGTCTTTTTTCTGCCTCTCAGTCCTGCCTCTAGGACAGTCACTTCTTTATCATTGGGAAGGTCTGATATTGATTACTGTCACCAGATAGcagaaatggcattttttttaaagattttatttatttatgtgacagagagacagccagcgagagagggaacacagcagggggagtgggagaggaagaagcagactcccagcagaggagcccgatgtgggactcgatcctggaacaccgggatcacgccgatccgaaggcagacgcttaacgactgcgctacccaggcgccccagaaatggcattttttaagcagaatattaaaaatcatcATCTTAGAATAAAACTTCCatttactttatataaataatgatCATAGCAGATGAGAGGCCACGGTTAATATTTCACCATTTCCCATTTATCACTAAATTCAACTTGTCAGCATTCTatggtgaaataaaattaattacttcAACTTGAGAGAAGCTTTTAATTTGCGATCAAGATCCCCCATAGATTGAGTGTCCATTAAGTGCTactacattttccttcttttctgcaaATTATTCAATAGGAAGAGAATCTTTCTAGCCACAAAATCTTACACACAAGGGGCACATGTTCATTATTTTGGCATATATACATGCTACTAAAAATGAGAGTTTTTCACTTccttggaaaaaaatgacatagagAACATTATTTTACCTTGCTATGTAGAGACGAATTAGAACCACCCTTATGAAAACATGGAATTCTGCTTAAGCTGCCAACTTGTTTCAAAAAGTCATTAGAAGTACTAATATTGCAGATAGCACCTGAATGCATACACAGATGCACAATTCCAATGTAAAAGTAGCACCCGTGTTCATCCGTGTGTATGTCTGTTCCAGATCCAGTTTATACTCCACCCTGATTTGCTCAGTCTCCACTACCCCCTAGTTCTCGGCTGTCCAACCAGTGAAGAGCCAAGAACCCAGCTGCTCCCTCTATCTCCTCATCCCTAATACTGCCATCTGTCTGCCACCCCTGAGGACCAGACTTCGGCAAAGCCTCGGTAACATCTGCTGTGGTGGCAGCCACAACAGCTCCCGTGTGTGGGGGTGACCTGATGCACCCACAGAGGCTTAGGTGCCCTCATGCCTGGTTTCACAGCAGCACCAGGTCATGGGCACAGGACTTGGTTTCCCCAGTGACTGCCCTGAGGATGTGGATAATACAACCTGGAGGAGTAAAGGGGTTCTAATGTCCATTGGCTGAAGTTTGACCAAGgagagacaggagacaggaaggaaccaatgaataaatgactccctttttctccttctcatgGACAATTCCAGGTGCCATGACTCCATGTGTCTTTCTGGAGACTTCCAGTTGACTAAGCAACTGGCTGTGTTGTTTTGTGAAGCTGTAGCCAGCTCGGTATTTGTCTCTGTCCTTTCCCATCTCACTTCCCTGTTCCCCCTCACCCTGGTGGCCCTGGGATTGTATCGAGAGTAATATGTTGGCACATAAAATTTGCTTCAGACTGTCTTCTTGGGAACCTGGGGTAAGGCAGCATCTGAGAGCTTTCATacacatttaaatgaatattttccatttaagtACTGTATTTAGCATTCAGATATGAATAAAATACCAACATGtgcataacaacaacaacagcaaaagtaCAAATATTGCTACTATGTGATGGTTAAATGGGAGTATGTTAAGTTACTGCTACTAGGGTTATGTATGATTGAAATTTTCCATacaaaagaattttcaaataggTTTGTTAATGATACTTACTACTAAGGACCTTGGGAAAAACTGAACATCTTTTGTTTCCCACACTTCATCTGGTTATGCTGTGTGATTGCTGCTTAGATGGGTATCATCTCTCCTACttattaaaatcacattaaacACTTTCTTATCTCTTTCACTTTTAGTATCTTCCATCAGAATATATTTTCAGATCTCGCCCCCCCCAAACAGGCACTCAAACTGAAGTCTGTATCAGTGATAATGAACAAAGAGCAGCAAGGAAATTTCAACGTCTAAGTTTTATACTTCCTCattagatttttgtctttattttgttgttttacttcaagcatgttttacttttataacatttttaagagaaaacactTTAAACCATGATTTACATGGTAACTGTGTTAAGAACTGTTAGGATGCATGGGACCAGGCATGCTCAGCAGTTGCTGAACTAGACAAAAAACAGCGCTTAGAGCTCAACCTACTGCCTTGGAATTACGTTGATTgtccttatttaaaaatctttatccttccaaatattttcttcttcttttcctttttctgtgcctGTTTTGATCTGCGATTATTGGAAaacataaagcaagaaaaagtgaTTGGTTCCTAATgcaatctgaaattttaaattgctGTTTGAGTTCCGAGCTGCAGATGCCTTGTGGGCTATGAAGTACGACTGTATTCAGGCCTCTCGGTCACTTTAGTCCTCTCCTTGAGAGCAAAATGTCATAGAACATTAAGCACCTTTAGCGTATTCGTTGCCTACCCTCAGGAATAAAGAATTGGGAGCGCTGTGCacaagtttctttattttaagcTTCAATGCTCTCAATGCAAGTATTTGACTCGCTGGAGGAGTTTAACCAGTCTCTACTTGCAGGCAAAATGAAGGACCGGCTCGCCGAACTTGTGGAGTTAACCAAGAACTATGACCAGCAGTTCCCAGACGGGGACGATGACTTTGACTCGCCCCACGAGGACATCGTGTTCGAGACGGACCACATCCTGGAGTCCTTGTACCGAGACATCCAGGACCTTCAGAATGAAAACCAGCAGCTGATGACCGACGTGAAGCGCCTGGGAAAGCAGAACGCCCGCTTCCTCACGTCCATGCGGCGCCTCAGCAGCATCAAGCGCGACACCAACTCCATTGCCAAGGACATCAAGGCCCGGGGCGAGAACATCCACCGCAAGCTGCGCGCCATGAAGGCGCTGAGCGAGGAGGCCGAGGCCCGGCACGGCCCCAACTCGGCCGTGGCGCGCATCTCGCGGGCACAGTACAGCGCGCTCACCCGCACCTTCCAGGGCGCCATGCACGAGTACAACCTGGCCGAGATGAAGCAGCGCGACAACTGCAAGATCCGCATCCAGCGCCAGCTGGAGATCATGGGCAAGGACGTGTCGGGCGACCAGATCGAGGATATGTTCGAGCAGGGCAAGTGGGACGTGTTCTCCGAGAACTTGCTAGCCGATGTGAAGGGCGCGCGGGCGGCCCTCAACGAGATCGAGAACCGCCACCGCGAGCTGCTGCGGCTGGAGAGCCGCATCCGCGACGTGCACGAGCTCTTCTTGCAGATGGCGGTGCTGGTGGAGGAGCAGGCTGACACCTTGAACGTCATCGAGCTCAACGTGGAGAAGACCCTCGACTACACCGGCCAGGCCAAGGCGCAGGTGCGCAAGGCCGTGCAGTACAAGAAGGAGAACCCGTGCCGGGCtgtctgctgcttctgctgccccTGCCTCAACTAGCAGGTCGGTCcggccaccccaccccacccctgacaGGAATGGCCGGGAAGCACACTGGGGAAGATCTGGGGGAACTTCTGCACAGGGGTGAGTTTCCCCAAGCCCTGTGGTCTTCTGtccttaaagaaagaagaattttgaGGTGCGAGAATTCCAACTCAGCTTGTGTTTGGGAAGGGGGCTGATGCCATCCCGTGTTTCTTCAGTAAGGACAGACACCCACTGAAGTTGTGTGAGGTCATTATACGGCACATGGCACCCTTTACCTCTTAACGGAAGCCAAATAAAGAACTGACGTTGTAGCTTACTGTAGGGTAAATGTCCAAGGCACACTTCCTAAGGAAACTCTAGGAGGAAGTCAGTTCTGCATTGGCTGATAGTATGAACTCATTATCAAAACTTAAATTCCTTTACCTTACCCTGAAAGTCCCTTGGTTCTGTTCAATTTCACAGGACACGGATCTTGAGAAAAACCGTGCATCTTCATCTGGCTTATCCTGTGTGATTCCTGCCTAGGTGTATACCTTctttctgcccacctcccctgcttaTTAAAATCACAGTTAACACTCATTATTTCCTTATCTCTTTCACTTTTAGTATCTCCCATCtgaatatattttggatttttttccaaatatttttaagcacTGAGTTTTGAACACGCGCTCAAATTGACGTATGTTATcagtcatattttatatatttttcataaataacttaaaatttatctttttacttgACAATACAAATgcacataaatatgtaaatgtaaagtACTAATATTAACACATGTACATAATAATCAGTTGGTTTAACTTGACTTTTGTAAATATGGTCTATAGATATTAAGAGCAACACTTTTACTGGTCATTGGTgttggtttgcttgttttgaGTTTATCTCACTCCCATCTCCATTCTCACAGTTCTATTTTGAACCACTCTGTTTTGGTTGTGGTGGTAGAGACAGATGTCAAAGGCTAAAATGCGTACAGAACTggagataataaaataacattcttgGAAATActacttttgttttattgtggACTGTTCCTTTCATGTACCGAaatgaagtaatttaaaataaaataagcatgtttCTCAATTTAGCTTAATAAACATTACATTATAATATCCCCTTTGTGTATTTGTATCTTGGCCATTTAAATCTTAGTTTGCTTTAtcaattattattcttaaaaattcctCTACTAGCTGCATGAGGCTGCAACATCTGGATGGAGCTCTGAATAGaaggggaaaagatgaaaaagaattcaCTTACGGGTGTCTGGCTTTCTCTCCTGAGTTACTTACAATAGTTTAGAAAATCATCATGTTTTagagatttggttttgtttgcaaACTTTGTAATGCCCTTACCCACGTTTACCATACttcctgtctttctctgagtCAACTTTTAACTGTTTTTACTTGTTATTTACTAAATGAGCACGTTTACTCAGCAGTCAGAATTCTCGGGTCTTTCATAAggtgagattttaaaaaggagtagaAAGAAGAGCATGTGAACTCTTTGGAATTTGTTGATGCACCTGCTTATGCCCATGAACATCGAGCCCTGCACCtaattttaatttcatggttAAATATGAGAATTGTGGAAACCAAGTTCCACTGGGCTCCTCTCAAATTTCTCCTGATTTCTTTCTCAGCTAACCCCACAGATATGTTTCACTTTTAACTCAATTCcctttccctaaaaaaaaaaaaaaaaaaaaaaagtcttcacacAGCTCCATTGCTATGTCTTTCGTTGTAGAGAAGTGATATTGTGAATATAGACCACCAGCTAGTTTCCCTGAGAGAGAATGGTTCATGAATCTGACTTCTTTAAATccataaagcatttttttttgcctagaaCCAGTCATAAAAGTAAACAAGTTTGCAggctctgtgtatttttttaattccccacaTTTCACATTAGAGAATTAAGTAAAAACTGCACTTTGATTTACTAAGAGATTAGTGAACAGCTGCCCACAACAAGGTAagaatttttcttcctgctttttagTAACTCTCTGAGTGTCTCATAGAAGTTAAGAGTACTGATTCATGACCTCACTCTCTTGGTTTAAATCCTGACCCTGCCACATACTAGCTGTATGATTTGGGCACATTACTTAACCtatttgtgcctcagtttcctctctgtaaaatggacataataaggCCTACTTCATCGGGTCATTGTAAGGAGTAAAGCCTATCTATGTTCGTTATTGTTATTATGTAGCTTTCTGGTAGACTGAGAGAGCCATTACTAACTTAGTAAATTAATAGTTATTAACttctgaggaaaaataaaggtttatttctctcttgatagtctttaataaaatggaataaagaaaccAAGACCTATCTTCTTTGAGtattagggcttttttttttctaccacaaaaaaagccattttcacaatggcatttttattccttcttatatCCAAACATGTTCTGAAAAAGTATTAGATGTTCTgctcaaaattaaaagttaagcAGGAAGCAGCTGTCCTGCCCAATTTGGAAAGTATATTCCCCTGATCTTCCCAAGCTGTGAGTAAGTCCCAGAAAGGGTCAGTTGTGGAGGCCAGGTCACAATAGACTAAAGGGAACAGTTGGCTTTTCCCACATCCTGCCCCGTTTCCCTGAAGCCCTTCCTGGCTCTGACTGCCATGCCAAACAGTGTGTGACGTGCTGGCGTTTTCCTTTGGAAAGGGTACTCCCGTGTCACCAAGAGGATTGGCTTTACCCAATCCCACGATGCCCTGTTGGCAAACTCTGAAAGTTGACCTTGGGCAAGAAGAAAACTTTGTGGCAAAGCTACTAATTTCATACACTAACATCATTtaatgtacaaaatgaaagaaccAATCACAAAGAACAAAAGATCCTTCAGGGGCAGAAGGTGGAAATCTACTTCTAAAGCTATTTTCACATATGCAGCGACTCCTTCTAACTAGCCAAATGCCAAACCTTACAGTCATGGCCACAGATTATAGGCAGTGACAACTCCagaaagatcagaaataagagagAGGCTCACCTACGATGCATCAGTATCCAGGATAACATGAGTTTGGATTTTTACAAGTCGATCAATAATTCAAAAGTGTTTGAACTGTGACATCACGGGAGTAAGTTTATGGCCTTTCAAAATAATGACTTCGAAAGAAAAGTGTGCTTCTtgtgtttcatatttatttaaaaccagTCCCGATGCTTTATAGTTGAATGTCATATGCACATATTCTCAGGCTCTACAGTGTAAAATTCCTATCCTGAACCTGCGGAAGATTGTGTACagcttataaataataaaatagggtAACTGTCATCTTGGATTTTATGTATAAATcccaccattctattttccacCATCAAACAAATTTCCAGTCCTCTCTTTGAAATGTACAAGGTATCTCTAATGCAGCATGCAGTTCACTCATTTGTAATCGGGATGATAGTTTGAAACATCCAGTTGCTGTCAAAGTAACAGTTGACTTGCTTTTGATAACAAGAATTGAAAATCCTTGCAATTAATAAAACGGGgttattagaaacagaaaatgaacaggACCTAGAATGCAACTTCATCCTCATATAAATATTGAGCATCTTTATTGACAACATGTGCTATAAAGGAAGGATGAGATGGCTTTATACACTGGAAACTTTTATtgtaaaagtttatatatataaaggctTTCTGACCTGATAATATGGGTGAGACTGCATAGGATGCTTTTAAACCAGTGATATCCTAAAAACTGAGAAGTGAGATACAACACCCCAACactattattttctaattcttttttttttttttaagtaggcttcacattggcatggatgcagggctcgaattcatgaccatgagatcaagacctgagttgagatcaagagtcagacacttaaccgactgagccacccaggtgcccttctaattcttgatatttattttgaaagtattttttatacCCCATTTTAATTATAAGCATCTCTACATTTTCAAAGTCTTATAGGCAACTCTTTAGACATATCCTTCCCTCTGCATCCAGGTATCCCATAGTATTCTGTAGCGGAATCAAATAACAGAgcatgaaaattatatatttgtctcCCTAGCTCTCTGTTTTCAGGTGGGCCCAGCTATGTGCATGTGCCAAGTTTTGCTATCCCAAACAGAAAAGCACTCAGAGCCATTTAACAGGAACTCACATGTAatacatgtgtttttaaatttctatgtcAGGATCTTTGCACTGCTCCATCAGTGTGCTCCCCAGTTATGTGCCCCCTTTCCCTGATACCTCCTGCTGATCCTGTACTCACACTTGAGGATTTGCTCTAAGCCACCATAAATATATTCTGGAACGAGgcagggaaagaagaaggaatgaGGAAATACCCACACCTATCAAAGCTCACTGGCTGAGGCTGAGTAGTACTTGTTTTCTAAGTGTTCTTGGAGATAGATGGTACTGTTCTACATTCACCCccactctgtttctttgttttgcttgctGTGTGTGTGGATTTGACACTTTGCCTAACTCTTCAATCTTCACGTGTTCTTAGCTGATGGTCTAGTTTGTTTAGTTGCTTGCTCTGACTCTGCCACCTGAAAGCTGAACGTCTGCAGGTTTTCCTGGCTGTTTTTTTTCACCCTgactttccactttttttttttttttaagattttgtttatttatttgacagagagagacagccagcgagagagggaacacaagcagggggagggggagaagaagaagcaggctcccagcggtggagcctgatgtggggctcgatcccagaacgccaggatcacggcctgagccgaaggcgacgcttaacgactgagccacccaggtgcccctgactttccacttctaaatttttttttattttttttaaagatttatttatttatttatttgacagagatagagacagccggcgagagagggaacacaagcagggggagtgggagaggaagaagcaggctcatagcggaggagcccgatgtggggcttgatcccacaacgctgggatcacgccctgagccgaaggcagacgcttaaccgctgtgccacccaggcgcccctgactttcCACTTCTGTACACTGCTGGCACTACCCTGAATCTGACCCCACTTTGCTCAAAAGTTGTCCCATCCCACAACAGATAGATGTAATAATACCCATTGGTAGAACACCTTTCAGTTTCCAGGGTgctttaatctcattttttttcatgataatcCTGTGAAGTAAtattaccatttcatttttttctaagaggTGGGAACTGAGAATGCAGTCCtctaatatttgacaaagttaCGATTTGTGAGCGTCTATTTCTTCTTCTCATATGACTATCCTTCTTTCTGCACGTTCACATCAACGTCAAGCTGGAAGCATAAACTACATGACGAGAGTATGCATTTTCCTTGACTGATCTCTGTAACGTTAGTAAATCCGGCTCTTCCCTTGGCCTTCTGGctctgcatttctttctcctaCCTTTGTCTCCCACTGCTAAGTCTCCTTCACaggtgtctctccctcttcccagcctTCATCACGGAGCCCACATCCACAGCCAACTTCCCTGAGCTGTATCTTTCACTCTGAGGGTTTCAAATACCACCTTTCTAAACACTAGTGGTTTCCAGATCTGTACCTCCAGCCCTGACTTTTCAGCTGAGGCGTGAGTCTGTACATCCAACCACC
This genomic interval carries:
- the STX11 gene encoding syntaxin-11 isoform X3 produces the protein MKDRLAELVELTKNYDQQFPDGDDDFDSPHEDIVFETDHILESLYRDIQDLQNENQQLMTDVKRLGKQNARFLTSMRRLSSIKRDTNSIAKDIKARGENIHRKLRAMKALSEEAEARHGPNSAVARISRAQYSALTRTFQGAMHEYNLAEMKQRDNCKIRIQRQLEIMGKDVSGDQIEDMFEQGKWDVFSENLLADVKGARAALNEIENRHRELLRLESRIRDVHELFLQMAVLVEEQADTLNVIELNVEKTLDYTGQAKAQVRKAVQYKKENPCRAVCCFCCPCLN
- the STX11 gene encoding syntaxin-11 isoform X1, producing the protein MERQDEDEMDEEKEKKIVSQPQSKMKDRLAELVELTKNYDQQFPDGDDDFDSPHEDIVFETDHILESLYRDIQDLQNENQQLMTDVKRLGKQNARFLTSMRRLSSIKRDTNSIAKDIKARGENIHRKLRAMKALSEEAEARHGPNSAVARISRAQYSALTRTFQGAMHEYNLAEMKQRDNCKIRIQRQLEIMGKDVSGDQIEDMFEQGKWDVFSENLLADVKGARAALNEIENRHRELLRLESRIRDVHELFLQMAVLVEEQADTLNVIELNVEKTLDYTGQAKAQVRKAVQYKKENPCRAVCCFCCPCLN
- the STX11 gene encoding syntaxin-11 isoform X2 translates to MREGNVSFRISSGLTGYQGKMKDRLAELVELTKNYDQQFPDGDDDFDSPHEDIVFETDHILESLYRDIQDLQNENQQLMTDVKRLGKQNARFLTSMRRLSSIKRDTNSIAKDIKARGENIHRKLRAMKALSEEAEARHGPNSAVARISRAQYSALTRTFQGAMHEYNLAEMKQRDNCKIRIQRQLEIMGKDVSGDQIEDMFEQGKWDVFSENLLADVKGARAALNEIENRHRELLRLESRIRDVHELFLQMAVLVEEQADTLNVIELNVEKTLDYTGQAKAQVRKAVQYKKENPCRAVCCFCCPCLN